A single genomic interval of Geotrypetes seraphini chromosome 1, aGeoSer1.1, whole genome shotgun sequence harbors:
- the F2RL2 gene encoding proteinase-activated receptor 3 yields the protein MNSPLLLSIIWLLFVLLSTECQRGYGFFRSREQNFTIRTFKGIPVRDSELLPNHIIEGLEEDKCSLQKSHAARLQVSNATMEYLTSSLSTRLIPVVYIAVVLIGVPANAITLWMLFFHVRSVCTAIFYTNLAISDFLFCIMLPFKIAYHLNGNHWQFGEIMCRVMSVVFYGNMYCSILLLMCISISRYLAIVHPFVYRGLPQRTFAVSLSVLVWIIVFMYMLPFFITKQEYHLEELNISTCHDVHNACDTISRLKFYYFIFLAVFGFLIPLAVIVFCYVSIIRTLSTYDQKWFWYVKITILILTIFTICFTPSNILLIIHHVKYYQDNTDDLYFFYIIALCLSSLNSCLDPFLYFLMSRIKDHANYRTILKISRDVQIEL from the exons ATGAACTCTCCATTGCTATTATCAATCATATGGCTGTTGTTCGTTCTTTTATCTACTGAGTGCCAACGAG gGTATGGCTTCTTCAGATCTAGAGAGCAAAACTTTACCATTAGGACATTCAAAGGCATTCCTGTGAGGGACAGTGAACTACTTCCAAATCATATTATAGAAGGCTTGGAAGAAGATAAATGCTCTCTACAGAAGTCACATGCAGCAAGGCTACAAGTGAGCAATGCCACTATGGAGTATCTTACCAGCTCTTTAAGCACCAGGTTGATTCCAGTTGTATACATCGCTGTGGTCTTAATAGGCGTACCAGCCAATGCCATCACTCTGTGGATGCTCTTCTTCCATGTCAGGTCCGTCTGCACTGCTATCTTCTACACAAACTTGGCCATTTCTGACTTCCTCTTCTGTATCATGTTGCCATTTAAAATTGCTTACCACCTGAACGGTAATCACTGGCAATTTGGAGAGATCATGTGTCGCGTGATGTCCGTTGTTTTTTATGGCAACATGTACTGCTCCATCCTCTTGCTCATGTGCATCAGTATTAGCCGGTACTTGGCCATTGTTCATCCGTTTGTCTACCGTGGGCTACCACAGCGGACCTTTGCAGTGTCGCTCAGCGTGCTGGTGTGGATCATCGTCTTCATGTACATGCTGCCCTTTTTCATCACCAAGCAAGAGTACCATCTGGAAGAACTGAACATATCCACCTGCCATGATGTGCACAATGCCTGTGATACGATATCCCGCCTCAAATTCTATTACTTCATATTTTTGGCTGTGTTTGGCTTTTTAATTCCACTGGCTGTAATTGTGTTTTGTTATGTCTCGATCATTAGGACCCTGAGTACCTATGACCAGAAGTGGTTCTGGTATGTTAAGATAACCATCTTGATACTTACTATTTTCACAATTTGCTTCACCCCCAGCAATATCCTCCTCATTATTCACCATGTGAAATATTATCAGGACAACACAGATGACTTGTATTTTTTCTATATCATAGCTCTATGCCTCAGCAGCCTAAACAGTTGCCTGGACCCATTCCTCTATTTTCTTATGTCCAGAATCAAAGACCATGCCAATTATCGCACAATACTCAAGATATCGAGAGATGTGCAGATAGAGCTCTAG